From Aristaeella lactis, the proteins below share one genomic window:
- a CDS encoding O-antigen ligase family protein: MSKQQSWTPARIIYAVLMSGLLLGYMAVIATYKDPTTTGTTFYFPGFVWVIRIITAVLAVWLGKLWKDKGFWLLMVYLLLKTVRVAVPNLQNLFIESVSDDLLTGLWVFCACYGLARVFSKEQLKKFLGINAALWTAGMVANSCLGIYAAWKDQWIYTIGEGAIWGLVDGRLWLTYYVTNSGSVLSVSVLVALSCIFILKNKTGKLLYFLSLIPMMIALSLTDSRCAQVTVATGIAVLIGLFVLYKLRDRFREKGKKEWKAWIPAIAVTGVVFVAVVLCSMKTISLFNQARTRGLLIPHALADTGDGGTLVSNRGYTGTNILTSRPMIWNAAIQIIKANPRYLLYGTSILNPMNEINASQWMTFKAAHCHCMPLMILLESGIPGVLLMGAFLVTIAVKMFRMIRDTSYTWDKTAIAIVISIAAGELIECFTWLRSGQTCVLPFFFVALGIISAAKSGRKTAE; encoded by the coding sequence TTGAGTAAACAGCAGTCATGGACCCCGGCCAGGATCATCTATGCCGTTCTGATGAGCGGCCTGCTTCTGGGCTATATGGCGGTCATAGCTACCTACAAGGATCCCACGACAACCGGGACAACTTTCTATTTCCCGGGATTTGTCTGGGTGATCCGTATCATCACCGCCGTGCTGGCGGTCTGGCTGGGCAAACTGTGGAAGGATAAAGGTTTCTGGCTCCTGATGGTTTACCTGCTCCTGAAAACAGTCCGGGTGGCAGTTCCAAATCTGCAGAATCTGTTTATTGAGAGCGTAAGCGATGACCTTCTGACCGGACTTTGGGTATTCTGCGCCTGCTACGGTCTTGCCAGGGTGTTTTCGAAAGAACAGCTGAAAAAGTTCCTGGGCATTAACGCTGCCCTGTGGACCGCCGGCATGGTGGCCAACAGCTGCCTGGGGATCTATGCTGCTTGGAAAGACCAATGGATTTATACGATAGGCGAAGGCGCCATCTGGGGCCTTGTAGACGGACGGCTGTGGCTGACCTATTATGTGACCAATTCCGGCTCGGTGCTGAGCGTTTCTGTTCTCGTTGCCCTGAGCTGTATATTCATCCTGAAGAATAAAACAGGGAAACTTCTTTACTTCCTTTCCCTCATTCCCATGATGATCGCGCTGAGCCTCACAGACTCCCGCTGCGCGCAGGTGACTGTGGCAACCGGCATCGCTGTGCTGATCGGCCTCTTTGTGCTGTATAAGCTCAGGGACAGGTTCCGGGAAAAAGGGAAAAAGGAATGGAAGGCCTGGATTCCCGCGATCGCGGTAACAGGTGTTGTTTTTGTTGCTGTGGTCCTGTGCAGCATGAAAACAATCTCCCTGTTTAACCAGGCCAGAACCAGAGGGTTACTGATCCCGCACGCACTTGCTGATACGGGTGACGGCGGCACACTGGTTTCCAACCGCGGCTATACCGGCACCAATATTCTGACAAGCAGGCCGATGATCTGGAATGCGGCGATTCAGATCATTAAAGCGAATCCCCGGTATCTGCTGTATGGTACCTCCATACTGAACCCGATGAATGAAATCAACGCTTCCCAGTGGATGACATTCAAAGCGGCACATTGTCACTGCATGCCCCTGATGATCCTTCTGGAAAGCGGGATCCCGGGTGTTCTGCTGATGGGTGCTTTCCTGGTAACGATTGCTGTGAAGATGTTCCGGATGATCCGGGATACATCATATACCTGGGACAAAACAGCTATTGCGATCGTTATTTCCATTGCAGCCGGAGAATTGATCGAGTGCTTTACCTGGCTGCGTTCCGGACAGACCTGTGTTCTTCCTTTCTTCTTCGTGGCACTTGGAATTATCAGCGCTGCGAAAAGCGGCCGAAAAACCGCGGAGTAA
- a CDS encoding exopolysaccharide biosynthesis polyprenyl glycosylphosphotransferase: MQIKSKYSWAKHLDFMVVDLVALFIAFIISYFLKFHEWDFYTNDEWTRYLFIVLILSIVINFFVNPYSGIMRRSYYMELIRAFQLTIYNLLIASLIFYAFKIGATYSREMSFVMYGIYFVLSVILKFLWKKLLVSGKVVVKTTKQIPLFVVGKIDSIEKTIRNVTAGDFKLYDIIGIHLIDSEQESLDVEEIGTIPVYGRDVYEKHILDHNIEEVLIAVRPGEVEPGVMERLNANGVGLNMVVESAIGFQPEDQYIQNFGVYKALSIGAFSFRPGQLLYLGIKRFMDIVCGLIGTILLIPITIIVKLVYLLTGDKAKIFYRQKRVGQNGKEIKIWKFRSMVPNADDILQEMLKEEKWRKQWEENQKFENDPRITKAGKILRKTSIDELPQLLNVLKGDMSLVGPRPLVEGELEEHGGLKLYQKVKPGITGWWGCNGRSNIDYRERLELEYYYVKNCSLYLDALCIIRTALAVIKKDGAQ; this comes from the coding sequence ATGCAGATTAAGAGCAAGTATTCCTGGGCGAAGCATCTGGATTTTATGGTTGTGGACCTGGTTGCCTTGTTTATCGCGTTTATTATTTCTTATTTTCTGAAATTCCACGAATGGGATTTCTATACAAATGATGAATGGACGCGATATCTGTTCATTGTCCTGATCCTCAGTATTGTGATTAATTTCTTTGTGAATCCGTACAGCGGTATTATGCGCCGCTCGTATTATATGGAGCTGATCCGGGCGTTTCAACTGACGATCTATAACCTGCTGATCGCCAGCCTGATCTTTTATGCCTTTAAGATCGGCGCCACTTATTCCCGGGAAATGTCTTTTGTGATGTATGGCATCTACTTTGTTTTGTCTGTTATCCTGAAGTTCCTGTGGAAAAAGCTGCTGGTGTCCGGAAAGGTCGTAGTAAAGACAACAAAACAGATTCCGCTGTTTGTAGTTGGCAAAATAGACAGTATCGAAAAAACAATCCGGAACGTTACAGCCGGGGATTTCAAACTTTACGATATTATTGGCATTCACCTGATCGACAGTGAACAGGAAAGCCTGGATGTGGAGGAAATCGGTACTATTCCGGTATATGGCCGGGATGTATATGAGAAACATATCCTGGATCATAACATTGAAGAGGTGCTGATCGCGGTACGTCCCGGAGAGGTTGAACCGGGTGTCATGGAACGACTGAATGCCAACGGTGTGGGCCTGAATATGGTTGTGGAATCCGCTATCGGCTTCCAGCCGGAGGACCAGTACATCCAGAACTTCGGCGTCTATAAAGCCTTGAGTATCGGCGCGTTCTCTTTCCGGCCTGGTCAGCTGCTATATCTGGGAATCAAGCGATTTATGGATATCGTGTGCGGCCTGATCGGTACGATCCTGCTGATTCCGATAACGATTATTGTGAAACTGGTATATCTGCTGACCGGTGACAAGGCGAAGATCTTCTACCGCCAGAAGCGTGTCGGACAAAATGGTAAAGAAATCAAAATCTGGAAGTTCAGATCCATGGTTCCCAACGCGGATGATATCCTCCAGGAAATGCTTAAGGAAGAAAAATGGCGGAAGCAGTGGGAAGAAAACCAAAAGTTTGAAAACGACCCGAGAATAACCAAAGCCGGAAAGATTCTGCGGAAAACCAGTATCGACGAACTGCCACAGCTGTTGAATGTTCTCAAAGGCGATATGAGCCTGGTTGGACCGCGGCCTCTGGTTGAGGGAGAACTGGAAGAGCATGGCGGACTAAAGCTTTACCAGAAGGTGAAGCCCGGTATTACCGGCTGGTGGGGCTGCAACGGCAGAAGCAACATTGATTACAGGGAGCGCCTGGAACTGGAATATTACTATGTGAAGAACTGCAGCCTGTATCTGGATGCTCTGTGTATAATCAGGACAGCTCTGGCGGTTATAAAAAAAGACGGTGCACAGTAA
- a CDS encoding DUF4422 domain-containing protein — MSIRIIIATHKQYWMPDDPMYLPVHVGAAGKESIGYQRDDEGENISAKNPNYCELTGLYWAWKNLNADYVGLAHYRRHFSNGKWFGDKKDKVINGAEMEKKLQETDILLPTPRNYWIETNYSQYAHAHHAIDLDITREILQEKYPQHIAAWDSSMKKTTGHRFNMFVMKKELFDQYCKWLFDVLFELENRLDISSYNKNDSRVFGFVSERLLDVWLETNHLPYKDTGYVFMENQNWLVKGGNFIKRKLGRK; from the coding sequence ATGAGTATCAGGATTATTATTGCCACACATAAGCAGTATTGGATGCCGGATGATCCCATGTATCTTCCCGTTCATGTGGGTGCCGCCGGAAAAGAGAGCATAGGTTACCAGCGGGATGATGAGGGAGAGAATATCAGCGCAAAGAATCCCAATTACTGTGAGTTGACAGGCTTGTACTGGGCATGGAAAAACCTAAATGCGGATTATGTCGGACTTGCCCATTACCGCAGGCATTTTTCAAACGGGAAATGGTTCGGGGACAAGAAAGACAAAGTCATCAATGGCGCGGAAATGGAAAAGAAACTGCAGGAAACGGATATTCTGCTGCCTACTCCCCGCAACTACTGGATTGAGACAAACTACAGCCAGTATGCTCACGCACATCATGCCATCGACCTTGACATAACCCGGGAGATTCTGCAGGAGAAATATCCGCAGCATATCGCGGCTTGGGATTCCAGCATGAAAAAAACTACCGGACACCGCTTTAACATGTTCGTGATGAAGAAAGAGCTCTTTGATCAATATTGCAAATGGCTCTTTGATGTGCTCTTTGAACTGGAAAACAGGCTGGACATCAGCTCCTACAACAAGAATGACAGCCGTGTATTCGGATTTGTCAGCGAACGGCTTCTGGATGTATGGCTTGAAACAAACCACCTCCCATACAAAGACACAGGATATGTATTCATGGAAAACCAGAACTGGCTTGTTAAAGGCGGAAACTTTATCAAGAGAAAACTTGGAAGGAAATGA
- a CDS encoding glycosyltransferase family 2 protein, translating into MEKSYAVIVVTYNRKELLKENIECLLSQRPVIPHIIIIDNHSTDGTKEYIADYISEEKIEYCDTGSNLGGAGGFSFGIKYAAEKDYDYIWVMDDDCMPTENALEEFIKADKELNGQYGFLSSKVLWKDGSICTMNLQRKTLTKTLECFDNNINQVVMASFVSLFLKREIVVEMGLPIKEFFIWTDDWEYTRRISLKYPCYAVRDSVVIHKSKSNIGANIASESADRLDRFNYLYRNDVYLYRREGIKGFCYEATRLTGHCIRVLTKSKDNKGKRLAKIYKGTISGLKFKPEIEYIT; encoded by the coding sequence ATGGAAAAATCATATGCTGTAATTGTGGTAACCTATAATAGAAAAGAGCTTCTTAAAGAAAACATTGAGTGTTTGTTGTCTCAGAGACCAGTGATACCACATATTATTATCATTGATAATCACAGCACTGACGGTACAAAAGAGTATATAGCTGATTATATTTCCGAGGAGAAAATAGAATATTGTGATACCGGCTCAAATCTTGGGGGAGCTGGAGGCTTTTCTTTCGGCATAAAATATGCTGCTGAAAAGGACTATGATTATATATGGGTGATGGATGATGATTGCATGCCCACAGAAAACGCTCTGGAAGAATTTATAAAAGCAGATAAAGAATTGAATGGCCAATATGGTTTTTTGTCAAGCAAAGTTCTATGGAAAGATGGAAGCATCTGTACTATGAATTTGCAAAGAAAAACACTAACTAAAACTCTTGAATGCTTTGATAATAATATTAATCAAGTTGTAATGGCTTCATTTGTTTCCCTGTTTCTTAAACGTGAAATAGTAGTGGAAATGGGACTTCCGATAAAAGAGTTTTTCATTTGGACGGATGACTGGGAATATACCAGAAGAATATCATTAAAGTATCCCTGTTATGCAGTCAGAGACAGTGTTGTTATTCACAAATCAAAAAGCAATATAGGTGCAAACATAGCTTCTGAGAGCGCGGACCGTTTGGACCGTTTTAATTATCTCTACAGGAATGATGTATATCTTTATAGGCGTGAGGGAATAAAGGGATTCTGTTATGAAGCGACTCGCCTGACAGGCCATTGCATAAGAGTGCTGACAAAGAGTAAGGATAACAAGGGGAAACGTTTAGCGAAGATATACAAGGGAACAATCTCTGGGCTTAAGTTTAAACCTGAGATTGAATACATAACGTGA
- a CDS encoding glycosyltransferase produces MNVIEITGEPILHGGQEKFILNVIENIDYSGLSIDVLTPYICDNEGFRKLLISKGGNVYELGLEFKPGESRKLLLNPITQFLKEHHYDVVHIHSGSISVLAYTALAAKHASARKIIVHSHSTGISSIKHKVIRFIFGFLLKKCATDFLACSKQAGEMKYPRSIVKNDLKIIENGISIDEYKRNDEIRKSKRNELNIADDSYVIGHVGRFSQEKNHSFIVSLFGEIHEKIPISKLLLVGDGELLTDVKEEVKRKHLEDSVIFTGNVDNVPDYYQVMDIFVLPSLYEGFSFVTLEAQAAGLPCIISTGVPQTVVLGQNVDQISLEDINGWIERAIYYKDIEPVDNSTVIREKGYDIKQTAAKIKNLYEG; encoded by the coding sequence ATGAATGTAATAGAAATCACAGGAGAGCCTATTTTACATGGAGGCCAGGAAAAATTTATATTGAATGTAATTGAAAACATAGATTACTCTGGTTTATCAATAGATGTATTAACTCCCTATATTTGTGATAATGAAGGCTTTCGAAAACTGCTCATATCCAAGGGAGGAAATGTATACGAGTTAGGCTTGGAGTTTAAACCTGGAGAGAGTAGAAAGCTACTCTTAAATCCAATTACGCAGTTTCTTAAGGAACACCATTATGATGTTGTTCATATACATTCAGGATCAATATCTGTTCTTGCATATACAGCTCTTGCAGCTAAGCATGCGAGTGCCAGGAAAATAATAGTTCATTCACATAGTACAGGGATTTCATCAATAAAGCATAAAGTGATCCGTTTTATCTTTGGCTTTTTACTGAAGAAGTGTGCCACAGACTTCCTTGCTTGCTCAAAGCAGGCGGGGGAAATGAAGTATCCAAGATCGATAGTTAAGAACGATTTGAAAATTATCGAAAATGGTATTTCCATTGATGAATATAAAAGGAATGATGAAATACGCAAAAGCAAAAGAAATGAGTTAAATATAGCGGATGACAGCTATGTAATAGGTCATGTTGGAAGATTTTCACAAGAAAAAAACCATTCATTTATAGTAAGTCTATTTGGTGAGATTCATGAGAAAATTCCCATAAGCAAATTATTGTTAGTGGGAGATGGAGAACTGCTTACTGATGTAAAAGAAGAAGTTAAAAGAAAACATTTAGAGGATTCTGTGATATTCACTGGGAATGTTGATAATGTACCGGATTATTATCAAGTAATGGACATATTTGTTCTTCCTTCTCTTTATGAAGGGTTTTCTTTTGTAACACTAGAGGCACAGGCTGCAGGACTGCCTTGTATAATATCTACAGGTGTTCCCCAAACTGTAGTACTCGGGCAGAATGTTGATCAAATAAGTCTGGAAGACATAAATGGATGGATTGAAAGAGCTATATATTACAAAGATATCGAACCTGTAGATAATTCCACAGTCATCAGAGAAAAAGGCTATGACATTAAACAAACAGCAGCAAAAATCAAAAATCTATATGAAGGGTAA
- a CDS encoding glycosyltransferase family 2 protein produces MNNKLLTISIASYNIERFIRDTVGSLIVNNDDLKKMEIIIVDDGSKDNTNKIAHELSSRFPESIIVIDKENGGYGSTINASLSIAKGKYYKLLDGDDWFKTDELPSFLKFLDKTEADLVVTPYIEIRDKEEKLIDNHPEISSDDNAIIDLHIDKKPFLMHEIAIKTETLRNLNKPIAEHCFYTDSEYVFYCIIAAKSISRYESPIYRYRLGVEGQSVSLEGIRKHQKDLPIVARRIMSAYVGADPENSGAKKDILNLCITNITYHTYRSFLLIQDPEDYRNDLIKLDKDIYEKYPIVYQIGSKSKLVRLVRKLHFRPYRILCSIALNMFKKENL; encoded by the coding sequence ATGAATAATAAACTATTAACAATTTCAATAGCTTCTTACAATATTGAGAGATTTATACGCGATACTGTAGGGTCACTTATTGTAAACAATGATGATTTAAAAAAAATGGAAATCATCATTGTGGATGATGGTTCGAAAGACAATACGAATAAAATAGCGCATGAACTGAGCAGTCGGTTTCCAGAATCCATCATTGTTATTGATAAAGAGAACGGTGGTTATGGATCTACTATCAACGCGTCTCTTTCCATAGCAAAAGGGAAGTATTATAAACTGCTGGACGGAGATGATTGGTTCAAAACAGACGAATTACCGTCTTTTCTTAAGTTTTTAGACAAGACAGAGGCCGATTTAGTTGTTACGCCATATATAGAAATAAGAGATAAGGAAGAGAAGCTAATTGATAATCATCCTGAAATATCGTCGGATGATAACGCTATAATTGACCTTCATATAGATAAAAAGCCTTTTTTGATGCATGAGATAGCAATCAAAACAGAAACACTCAGAAATTTGAATAAGCCAATAGCTGAACATTGTTTTTATACTGATTCTGAATATGTGTTTTATTGTATAATTGCAGCAAAGAGCATATCGCGTTATGAAAGCCCCATATATCGTTACAGGTTAGGAGTTGAAGGTCAAAGCGTTAGTCTTGAAGGAATACGTAAGCATCAAAAAGATTTGCCGATTGTAGCCAGAAGAATTATGTCAGCATATGTGGGAGCAGATCCGGAAAATTCTGGAGCGAAAAAAGACATTCTTAATTTGTGCATAACCAATATAACATATCATACATATCGATCTTTTCTTCTGATACAAGATCCTGAGGATTACCGAAACGATCTTATAAAGCTCGATAAAGACATATATGAAAAATATCCTATAGTTTATCAAATTGGAAGTAAGAGCAAACTTGTTAGATTGGTAAGAAAACTTCATTTCAGACCGTATAGAATATTATGCAGTATAGCATTAAACATGTTTAAAAAAGAAAACTTATAA
- a CDS encoding acyltransferase family protein, with product MHLASKNTGRLDYIDMARGLGMLSIIIGHMGSSVVSDIVFTYHVPLFFLISGFFYKDKIETVKKYACRLLKPYFITWILLIVLCTIKAGVKAIANSEEVGGVITYSIKYWLVAGLYGGGSTYANSFWGYNDIPIIGATWFFIALLWAIILLFLIEKLDIKTWSKTLLRVIKTCIVGIIFFVGWFSAKYSWWPLSIQAGCTGLGFLYIGYMYRLWKLDHKREEEYNKSKWSQWIIAIIAILLWLQSIVRAINVEDDTSMSLVRNWFSNPILDIVGAVSVSWLIVQGMIKIEKNSEKKATLHIIKRILVFFGVYSDIILCIHLIDMNIMPWDKIYSYVPFYAIAFILIFIFKLSLYYGVTKIITRRKCIL from the coding sequence ATGCATTTGGCGAGTAAAAATACAGGTCGACTTGATTATATTGATATGGCTCGTGGATTAGGTATGCTTTCTATTATTATTGGTCATATGGGAAGTTCAGTAGTTTCTGATATTGTATTTACCTATCATGTGCCATTGTTCTTTTTGATAAGTGGTTTTTTCTATAAAGATAAAATAGAAACAGTAAAAAAATATGCCTGTAGACTTTTGAAACCTTATTTTATTACCTGGATTTTACTTATTGTATTATGCACAATAAAAGCTGGAGTAAAAGCCATAGCGAACTCGGAAGAAGTAGGGGGTGTAATTACCTATAGCATAAAGTATTGGCTAGTCGCAGGACTTTATGGCGGAGGAAGTACATACGCTAACAGTTTTTGGGGATATAACGATATTCCTATTATAGGTGCAACTTGGTTTTTTATCGCATTATTATGGGCGATAATCCTACTGTTTTTAATAGAGAAACTAGATATAAAAACATGGAGTAAAACGCTGTTAAGAGTAATTAAAACATGTATAGTTGGTATTATTTTTTTTGTTGGCTGGTTTTCTGCAAAGTACTCGTGGTGGCCGTTATCAATTCAAGCAGGTTGTACAGGACTTGGCTTTCTTTACATTGGATACATGTATCGTTTGTGGAAATTAGATCATAAGAGAGAAGAGGAATATAATAAGTCCAAGTGGTCACAATGGATAATTGCTATAATAGCTATATTATTGTGGCTACAATCTATTGTTAGAGCTATAAATGTTGAAGATGACACTTCAATGTCACTTGTACGAAACTGGTTTTCGAATCCTATATTGGACATTGTCGGTGCAGTTTCTGTATCATGGTTAATTGTGCAGGGAATGATAAAAATAGAAAAAAATAGCGAGAAAAAAGCCACGTTGCATATAATAAAACGTATACTGGTTTTTTTTGGTGTTTATAGTGATATTATTCTTTGCATACATTTAATTGACATGAATATTATGCCTTGGGACAAGATTTATAGTTATGTTCCATTTTATGCTATTGCATTTATATTGATATTCATTTTCAAACTAAGTCTTTATTATGGAGTAACAAAAATCATAACGAGAAGAAAATGTATACTTTAA
- a CDS encoding flippase, with protein sequence MNKTNRMYYEKTERRTEMPQKSGLKKNLFLSTFYQVLKMVLPLITAPYAARVLGVDGTGIYSYTHAYVTYFMLFGALGMVSYGGREIARHRNNKDERSQIFWEIAILTFITTTISLLAWGIWILFNREYRIYYIILTFYLVGTMFDISWLYGGMEEFKYTVTQNSLFKILGTISIFVFVKKAEDLWIYILIMSLTACLANISMWIYLPKFVNKVPLKGIRLKKHLKETFIYFIPTIAISVYTILDKTLIGLITQDTSENGNYEQATKIVNMAKSVCFAGVNAVLHSRISYLFTEKKYEEIKQRISASMDYILFIGIGICFGIIGVAQRFVPLYFGPGYEATILLLQLMSPLIIIVGISNCLGDQYYNPAGLRAQSAKYIITGSVINLILNLIFIPRLKSTGAVIATLIAETVISVLYFSNCSGYYRLNVFIRQISRKLFAGIVMMIVVLLLGSAIDNAFVSVIVQILTGCIVYCVSLLLMKDSFMTDVVILNLKKLIKK encoded by the coding sequence GTGAATAAAACGAACAGAATGTACTATGAAAAAACGGAAAGAAGAACAGAAATGCCACAGAAATCTGGACTAAAGAAAAATTTGTTTTTAAGCACATTTTATCAAGTGCTAAAGATGGTTCTGCCATTGATAACAGCTCCTTATGCGGCTCGTGTTCTTGGAGTGGATGGAACCGGAATATATAGTTATACACACGCTTATGTAACGTATTTTATGCTGTTTGGAGCATTGGGCATGGTGTCATATGGCGGAAGAGAAATTGCCAGGCATCGAAATAATAAAGATGAGCGGAGTCAGATATTCTGGGAAATTGCCATATTGACATTTATCACAACGACAATTTCTCTTTTGGCGTGGGGAATATGGATTCTGTTTAACAGAGAATACAGGATATACTACATTATTCTTACATTTTATCTTGTGGGGACCATGTTTGATATTTCATGGCTCTATGGTGGAATGGAAGAGTTTAAGTATACGGTCACGCAGAATAGTCTTTTCAAAATTCTCGGTACAATATCAATCTTTGTTTTTGTTAAAAAAGCGGAAGATCTCTGGATCTATATACTGATCATGTCTTTAACCGCATGTCTGGCAAATATATCAATGTGGATATATTTGCCAAAGTTTGTGAATAAGGTGCCTCTAAAGGGAATACGGCTGAAAAAGCATCTAAAGGAAACTTTTATATATTTCATACCTACAATTGCCATATCGGTTTACACCATTCTCGATAAAACACTCATAGGATTGATTACACAAGACACAAGCGAAAACGGAAACTATGAGCAAGCGACAAAGATTGTTAATATGGCTAAATCGGTATGCTTTGCAGGTGTAAACGCAGTATTGCATTCCAGAATCTCTTATCTTTTTACAGAGAAAAAATATGAAGAGATTAAACAAAGAATATCTGCATCCATGGATTATATTCTTTTTATTGGAATAGGTATCTGCTTTGGAATAATCGGTGTGGCTCAGAGATTTGTACCGCTATATTTTGGCCCCGGCTATGAAGCAACCATACTATTGCTCCAATTAATGTCCCCATTAATCATAATCGTTGGGATTAGCAATTGCTTGGGAGATCAATACTATAATCCGGCGGGATTAAGGGCGCAAAGTGCAAAATATATTATTACCGGGTCTGTTATAAACTTAATACTAAATCTTATTTTTATACCAAGATTAAAAAGTACAGGAGCCGTAATAGCAACACTTATAGCTGAAACGGTTATCTCTGTTTTATATTTTAGCAATTGCAGTGGATATTATCGTCTAAATGTATTTATAAGACAGATATCACGAAAACTGTTTGCTGGTATAGTAATGATGATTGTAGTATTATTATTGGGAAGTGCGATTGATAATGCTTTTGTATCTGTAATAGTTCAAATACTTACAGGATGTATTGTTTACTGCGTAAGTCTTCTTTTAATGAAAGATTCGTTCATGACTGATGTAGTTATATTGAATCTGAAAAAACTGATCAAAAAGTAA
- a CDS encoding LicD family protein yields the protein MSQLPIKIHLPDGFLDEEIRNGYTISHEMKEIWAVELDLLVEFDRVCKENGLKYFASCGTKLGAVRHHGFIPWDDDVDVMMLRDEYDKLCKIAPQLFAYPYFFQTEETDKGSARGHAQLRNSKTTAILKSEASMGFKYNQGIFLDIFPLDNIPDDKKLFEEQREKGNKIHRKLLMHLNKYHPENPTLRDRLIVLRNQALYYINRNGYQKYYYEFENICKQYNDSETEYVAMLTLGFNDRAYRLRKDFEESIDMDFEFIKIPVPKNYEDALTRVYGDWRKIVVGENDHGEVIFSATEPYTEYFKGKHSR from the coding sequence ATGAGCCAATTACCAATAAAAATACACCTTCCGGACGGTTTCCTTGACGAAGAAATAAGAAATGGATACACAATCAGTCATGAAATGAAAGAAATATGGGCTGTTGAATTGGATTTGCTGGTGGAATTTGATAGAGTCTGTAAAGAAAACGGATTAAAATACTTTGCCAGTTGCGGAACAAAACTGGGAGCGGTAAGACATCATGGCTTTATACCGTGGGATGATGATGTCGACGTAATGATGCTGCGTGATGAATACGATAAACTATGTAAGATTGCGCCACAGTTATTTGCCTATCCTTATTTTTTCCAGACGGAAGAGACGGACAAAGGCAGTGCGCGGGGACACGCACAGCTTCGCAACAGTAAAACTACAGCCATATTAAAAAGTGAAGCCAGCATGGGCTTTAAATATAATCAAGGAATATTCCTGGATATTTTCCCGCTGGACAATATTCCTGACGACAAAAAACTGTTCGAGGAACAAAGAGAAAAAGGCAATAAAATACATCGAAAACTACTCATGCATTTAAATAAATATCATCCGGAAAATCCTACGTTACGGGACAGGCTGATAGTTTTACGGAATCAAGCTCTGTATTATATTAATAGAAATGGATACCAGAAATACTATTATGAGTTTGAAAACATATGTAAGCAATATAATGACTCAGAAACAGAATATGTAGCGATGTTAACTTTGGGTTTTAATGACCGCGCATATAGGTTAAGAAAGGATTTTGAGGAATCCATTGATATGGATTTTGAGTTCATAAAAATACCGGTACCTAAAAACTATGAAGATGCTTTAACCAGGGTTTATGGTGATTGGAGAAAGATTGTTGTTGGTGAAAATGACCACGGTGAAGTTATTTTTTCTGCAACTGAACCATATACAGAGTATTTTAAGGGAAAGCATTCCCGATAA